From Variovorax sp. PMC12, the proteins below share one genomic window:
- a CDS encoding two-partner secretion domain-containing protein, which yields MNRHLHRIIFNAARGMRMVVQETATSIGKGASKGTVAAVALFGLLLAGAVRAQIVGAPNVPGHLRPTVLVAPNGVPLVNIQTPSAAGVSRNVYNQFDVMRNGAILNNSRVNVQTQLGGFVQGNPWLARGPARVILNEINGGNPTQLRGHVEVGGQRAEVIIANPAGISVDGGGFINASRATLTTGVPQFSALGGLDGFLVRDGMVSVEGAGLDAGKTDYAAILARAVQVNAGIWANELQVVAGANQVSADHGSAAPIAGNGPAPAFALDVAALGGMYARKITLIGTETGLGVRNAGNVGAGAGGLVVTAQGRLENTGTLEGARVQLTSGADIDNRGGTVRQTSMAGLTIDSPVLSNTNGGVIGAEPFAPAAGEGGASSALAGAPGAITAAGTVRNDGGRIYAGGPIALKTPQIDNTGGTLSVATMAVTGARFSNAGGTLDVSQSFSANVGQFDNTGGKLNAGSLQISTSGDLINVGGTLTSAGDASLAAGGRADNTRGIITAVGRLTANVAKAVDNSAGKLVANEGLSLDAGALRNSGAIRAGNDVRLAVAGALVNDGGITAGGNTAITAGSLASSGGSVLGAGVQGDGKPGLAGELSVAVSGSLVANGVNLAVGDATLRGASVDLSGSQTGAANISVTATQGNVKTSDKAKVVTPGALRITANAQADQALLNDAGVLNAGRLNLRASNIANTRGGEIVQTGAEATTLAVSGILNNDGGRIASNGRDLTLSAARLGNAGGVVEHAGEHARTGTLRIAGGSFSGASGRIAGNGALAIDLKNGFEQDNGRTEARQISIEAGSLSNRAGKILGRSLSVDTRGGDLDNGAKGTIAASGALVLRSGALNNDSGLIQSGESLRIDTNGRVLVNTNASGYRTPPADLAGGITSGGTLILKTGEVKNTAGSIDSKGALIAETQAFTNAGGKTLAVGSLDLDAGNGAIDNTGGLIRANGAARLRAGSVVNANTSGDEQGIEARNVTVLGGAELNNISGRIAAVEALDVKDRNAGNSAARGLAITNTDGVLKAGIPAAPGADGKMRSGVGGVFIDAKSFSGDGRITSANDLNVALVQDVTNNTKMDVDGNLNFSTAGKFTNNTKLSAGRKLTVDASVIENAADAEMSGRDTAVKAATTLTNRGLIDSQGATQIDAGTLHNIGTGRIYGNAVSAAVGTLDNSAETVNGITKAATIAARESLNIGADIVRNREHALIFSAGTGAKALNIGGGLDGNREAATSGSALENLSARIESLGDMSVSMGRIDNLDTRIKLGPKTTTKVFSRTIGVEGIGHFKPEDVVYTAGEADLLLRNPDGSWRPANGHVWGVWDKTVLTTTDTAIDADPAAIVAGRDMTLTGNGLNRDSRITAGAVLDAPGIRNEALQGELTKQTSFIVNWRATRQAPDVIEPLSRVSRDVGAYEKTGNFNATKGYDAGKGSGGASGPSPVATIVEVPANVGGVVNAGGRSVDAAITQASNAKVGVGQTVPMVVRTSSPRIDIPQASLFNLNGGPRGYLVEADPRFAGYRNWLSSDYLLNNLGQDPGNTLKRLGDGFYEQKLIREQVAQLTGYRYLGGHYNDEEQYTALMNNGATFARQHGLRPGIGLSEVQMAQLTSDIVWLVEKTVTLPEGVTRQVLAPQLYVRVRPGDIDGSGALLSADATVIKGDGDLVNTGTIAGRTLVRIDKDNVENPGGRISGGSVGLNARTDLNNVGGTIDARDSLKIEAGRDINIRSTARADGINRYADRIAGLYVKNPGGALVASAGRDVNLIGGMISNQGAGGYTSITAKQDINLGTVTERRVMTGSSARTSMAMAGSAEIGSTISTNGTTVLKAGRDINARQAVVDAGQGLLSVHADRDINIEAGEARIAGSYSARWTEKKVFGRTTNNLFSSFDAMTSVESKFSGGLVSVGAKNDINIVGSSISGKDGVAVVAKGNLTIVEGRNTSSASFQLNQQKRGISALGASMGLVMPSGRATATGSKVTSDTAASSSIASSNGGILLQGDNGVFLQGVRVDAAKDVAIKGGNVVIQAATNLYTTIGTTANKSAWYDFGSAAILKDVGKGIKAQETTSTEVDVSTLTRTTLNGANVNITAADTLAIAGTTINTPGKVSLSADTLLLGTQTTEATTRTTSQGRDLVYQVNRDNGSTNQTTNYNQINAGSLSVAANHIQVGLGARDSIEELSKQPGMGWVDQLANDPKLSGKVDWQKVDEVHKNWNYDKQGLTPEGAAVVTLVVAYFTAGAASGVGGAVASGVGATGTTATVVSGAVTAGLTALASQTAVAVVNNQGDIGKALNDLGSSANVKSLLTAIITGGVLGGLDLNPTGSPTAGAGSREFFTQLGQNLKAGAARALIGTAINGGSLEDSLKNGLKTAILDTVAAQGAIEIGKEFPVGGFSNYVAHAIAGCAVGAARASNGCSSGALGAVVGEASAIAYNDGRNVLTEGLRAETVAFASMFGGLAAAIADGNASQIDIGSQAAGNAAANNFAQAVARGATVCLEFALCRNTTLLAGAALAIDAKVQSIRAEHPDWSDRTVNASAIADVMSRGMVEGVRSTYDRFSGTQRPATSDTGNTNPPPNYGPSHTGNTTTPPRVDPTTGGSQIAQPNQDRSSSGGGYGAGGVPRYEGLLTTPHNRPTGPNLVMSQSNSGQPVFDNQLPERLRSEIAIANAAGVKPISPNDPSFGSTVNQGRIKFVITVDGNISLAPHTKNGVEISHAVLSGGKSVISAGEADISEFSGSYFGLEVRPHSGHFLNGATKDQTEASDRAARAAFERIGIKFPPN from the coding sequence ATGAACAGGCATCTTCACCGGATCATCTTCAACGCCGCGCGCGGCATGCGCATGGTGGTTCAGGAAACGGCCACCAGCATCGGCAAGGGTGCCTCCAAAGGCACCGTGGCTGCAGTCGCGCTCTTCGGCCTGTTGCTCGCAGGCGCCGTTCGGGCGCAGATCGTCGGGGCGCCCAACGTCCCCGGGCATCTTCGGCCGACCGTGCTCGTCGCGCCCAACGGCGTGCCGCTGGTCAACATCCAGACGCCCTCGGCCGCGGGCGTGAGCCGCAACGTCTACAACCAGTTCGACGTGATGCGCAACGGCGCCATCCTGAACAACAGCCGGGTGAACGTGCAGACGCAGCTCGGTGGCTTCGTCCAAGGCAACCCGTGGCTCGCGAGAGGTCCGGCGCGCGTCATCCTCAACGAGATCAATGGCGGCAACCCGACGCAGTTGCGTGGCCACGTCGAGGTGGGCGGGCAGCGCGCGGAGGTGATCATCGCCAATCCGGCGGGCATCTCCGTGGATGGCGGCGGCTTCATCAACGCATCGCGCGCGACCCTGACCACCGGCGTGCCGCAGTTCAGTGCGCTGGGCGGGCTCGACGGGTTTCTCGTGCGCGATGGCATGGTGAGCGTCGAAGGCGCCGGGCTCGACGCCGGCAAGACGGACTACGCGGCGATCCTTGCGCGGGCCGTGCAGGTCAATGCGGGCATCTGGGCGAACGAGCTCCAGGTGGTCGCTGGCGCCAACCAGGTCAGCGCCGATCACGGCAGCGCTGCGCCCATCGCGGGCAACGGGCCTGCGCCTGCCTTTGCGCTCGACGTTGCCGCGCTGGGCGGTATGTATGCCCGGAAGATCACGCTCATCGGCACCGAGACGGGACTTGGTGTGCGCAACGCGGGCAACGTCGGCGCGGGTGCGGGCGGCCTTGTCGTGACGGCGCAGGGGCGACTGGAAAACACCGGGACGCTCGAAGGCGCGCGGGTTCAACTCACCAGCGGCGCGGACATCGACAACCGCGGCGGCACCGTCCGGCAGACGAGCATGGCCGGCCTCACGATTGATTCGCCGGTGCTCAGCAATACGAATGGGGGCGTGATCGGCGCGGAGCCTTTTGCGCCGGCAGCGGGTGAGGGCGGCGCGTCCTCCGCCCTCGCCGGGGCACCTGGCGCCATCACCGCCGCGGGCACGGTCCGGAACGACGGCGGCCGCATCTACGCCGGCGGCCCTATCGCGCTCAAGACGCCGCAGATCGACAACACGGGAGGCACTCTCAGCGTGGCGACCATGGCCGTGACCGGTGCCAGGTTCAGCAACGCGGGTGGCACGCTCGACGTCAGCCAAAGCTTCAGCGCGAACGTCGGCCAGTTCGACAACACAGGCGGCAAGCTCAATGCGGGCAGCCTGCAGATCTCCACCAGCGGCGACCTGATCAATGTGGGCGGCACGCTCACCAGCGCCGGCGATGCGAGCCTCGCCGCCGGCGGCCGGGCCGACAACACGCGCGGGATCATCACGGCGGTTGGTCGCCTGACTGCCAATGTGGCGAAGGCCGTCGACAACAGCGCCGGTAAGCTGGTTGCAAATGAAGGGCTGTCGCTCGACGCAGGCGCGCTGCGCAACAGCGGGGCGATCCGCGCGGGCAACGACGTCAGACTCGCTGTCGCCGGTGCGCTTGTCAATGACGGCGGCATCACCGCCGGCGGCAACACCGCGATCACGGCTGGCAGCCTGGCGTCAAGCGGCGGCAGCGTGCTCGGTGCCGGCGTTCAAGGCGACGGCAAGCCGGGCCTTGCAGGTGAACTGAGCGTCGCGGTCTCGGGTTCGCTGGTTGCAAATGGCGTGAACCTGGCTGTAGGCGACGCAACGCTGCGAGGCGCGAGCGTCGATCTCTCGGGCAGCCAGACCGGCGCGGCGAACATTTCGGTGACTGCGACGCAGGGCAACGTGAAAACCAGCGACAAGGCGAAGGTGGTGACGCCGGGCGCCTTGCGCATCACTGCCAACGCACAGGCGGACCAGGCCTTGCTCAACGACGCCGGCGTACTCAATGCCGGCCGGCTGAATCTGCGGGCATCGAACATCGCGAACACCCGCGGCGGCGAGATCGTGCAGACCGGTGCCGAGGCCACCACGCTGGCCGTCTCCGGCATCCTGAACAACGATGGCGGGCGCATTGCCAGCAACGGCCGCGACCTGACGCTGAGTGCTGCCAGGCTGGGAAATGCCGGCGGCGTGGTCGAGCATGCGGGTGAGCATGCGCGCACCGGCACCTTGCGCATCGCGGGTGGCAGCTTCAGTGGAGCCAGCGGCCGCATCGCCGGCAACGGCGCTCTCGCCATCGACCTGAAGAACGGCTTCGAGCAAGACAACGGCCGTACTGAAGCCAGGCAGATCAGCATCGAGGCCGGTTCATTGAGCAATCGCGCCGGCAAGATCTTGGGACGCTCGCTGTCGGTCGATACACGCGGCGGGGACCTCGACAACGGCGCCAAGGGCACCATCGCCGCATCGGGAGCGCTCGTGCTGCGATCCGGCGCCTTGAACAACGACTCGGGCTTGATCCAGTCGGGCGAGTCGCTGCGCATCGACACCAACGGCCGGGTCCTCGTCAACACCAACGCGTCCGGCTATCGGACTCCACCGGCGGATTTGGCCGGAGGCATCACGAGCGGCGGCACGCTCATCCTGAAGACGGGCGAAGTCAAGAACACCGCCGGTTCCATCGATTCGAAGGGAGCGTTGATTGCCGAAACCCAGGCGTTCACCAACGCCGGCGGCAAGACGCTGGCCGTGGGCAGCCTGGACCTCGATGCCGGCAATGGAGCGATCGACAACACCGGCGGATTGATCCGCGCGAACGGAGCGGCCCGGCTCCGTGCCGGCAGCGTCGTCAATGCCAACACCTCAGGCGACGAGCAAGGCATCGAAGCAAGGAACGTCACGGTTCTTGGCGGGGCGGAACTGAACAACATCTCGGGGCGGATCGCCGCCGTGGAGGCGCTTGACGTCAAGGATCGGAACGCGGGCAACTCCGCGGCCAGGGGCCTGGCCATCACCAACACCGATGGCGTGCTCAAGGCCGGGATACCTGCTGCGCCCGGTGCGGACGGCAAGATGCGCAGTGGTGTCGGCGGCGTGTTCATCGACGCGAAGTCCTTCAGCGGCGACGGCCGGATTACCTCCGCCAACGACCTGAACGTTGCGCTCGTACAGGACGTCACGAACAACACGAAGATGGACGTCGATGGAAACCTGAACTTCAGCACCGCCGGCAAGTTCACCAACAACACGAAGTTGTCGGCAGGGCGCAAGCTCACGGTCGATGCAAGCGTCATCGAAAACGCGGCGGACGCCGAGATGTCGGGCAGGGACACCGCAGTGAAGGCGGCGACGACACTGACCAATCGAGGCTTGATAGACAGCCAGGGCGCGACACAAATCGACGCGGGCACGCTGCACAACATCGGCACGGGCCGCATCTACGGCAACGCGGTGTCCGCTGCGGTGGGCACGCTCGACAACTCTGCTGAAACCGTCAATGGCATCACCAAGGCCGCGACCATCGCGGCACGCGAGTCGCTGAACATCGGTGCCGACATCGTCCGCAACCGCGAGCACGCGCTGATCTTCAGCGCTGGAACAGGCGCGAAGGCACTGAACATCGGCGGCGGGCTCGACGGCAACCGCGAAGCCGCGACCAGCGGCAGTGCCCTGGAAAACCTGAGCGCGCGTATCGAGTCGCTGGGCGACATGAGTGTCTCGATGGGGCGCATCGACAACCTGGACACGCGCATCAAGCTCGGGCCGAAGACGACGACCAAGGTGTTCTCCAGAACCATCGGCGTGGAAGGCATCGGCCACTTCAAGCCGGAGGATGTTGTCTACACCGCGGGCGAGGCCGACCTCTTGCTGCGCAACCCCGATGGAAGCTGGAGGCCAGCCAATGGCCATGTCTGGGGAGTTTGGGACAAAACCGTTCTCACGACGACCGACACTGCCATCGACGCCGACCCGGCCGCCATCGTCGCCGGCAGGGACATGACCCTCACTGGCAACGGGCTGAACCGCGACAGCCGGATCACCGCCGGCGCTGTGCTGGACGCGCCCGGCATCAGGAACGAGGCGCTACAGGGGGAGCTCACCAAGCAGACCAGCTTCATCGTGAATTGGCGCGCCACCCGGCAGGCGCCGGATGTCATCGAACCCCTGTCGAGAGTGAGCAGGGATGTGGGCGCCTACGAGAAAACAGGCAACTTCAACGCCACCAAGGGATACGACGCGGGCAAAGGCTCCGGCGGTGCGAGCGGCCCGAGCCCTGTGGCGACAATCGTCGAGGTGCCGGCCAACGTCGGTGGCGTCGTGAATGCCGGAGGGCGCTCGGTCGATGCCGCCATCACCCAAGCAAGCAACGCCAAGGTGGGTGTCGGCCAGACCGTACCCATGGTGGTGCGCACCAGTTCGCCCCGCATCGATATTCCCCAAGCCAGTCTTTTCAATCTGAATGGCGGGCCGCGCGGCTATCTCGTCGAGGCCGACCCGCGCTTCGCCGGCTACCGGAACTGGCTCAGCAGCGACTACCTGCTGAACAACCTCGGCCAAGACCCCGGTAACACGCTCAAGCGCCTGGGCGACGGCTTCTACGAGCAGAAGCTCATTCGCGAGCAGGTCGCGCAGCTCACCGGCTATCGCTACCTGGGTGGCCACTACAACGACGAGGAGCAGTACACGGCGCTGATGAATAACGGGGCCACCTTCGCGCGGCAGCACGGCTTGCGGCCGGGCATCGGCCTGTCGGAAGTCCAGATGGCGCAGCTCACCAGCGACATCGTCTGGCTGGTCGAGAAGACGGTGACGCTGCCCGAGGGAGTCACCCGGCAAGTACTGGCGCCGCAGCTGTACGTGCGCGTGCGACCCGGAGACATCGACGGCTCTGGTGCACTGCTGAGTGCCGACGCCACCGTCATCAAGGGCGATGGCGATCTGGTCAACACAGGCACCATCGCTGGGCGCACGCTGGTCAGGATAGACAAGGACAATGTCGAGAACCCGGGCGGACGCATCAGTGGTGGCAGCGTCGGCTTGAATGCCAGGACCGACCTCAACAACGTCGGTGGGACCATCGATGCTCGCGATAGTTTGAAGATCGAAGCTGGGCGCGATATCAACATCCGCAGCACAGCCCGGGCCGACGGAATCAACAGATACGCTGACCGCATCGCCGGCCTCTATGTAAAAAACCCGGGTGGCGCGCTGGTTGCCAGCGCGGGCCGCGACGTGAATTTGATCGGCGGGATGATCTCCAATCAGGGTGCTGGCGGCTACACCTCCATCACGGCGAAGCAGGACATCAACCTCGGGACGGTGACCGAGAGGCGGGTGATGACCGGCTCCAGTGCGAGAACGTCGATGGCGATGGCCGGCTCAGCGGAGATCGGAAGCACCATCTCCACGAACGGCACGACGGTGCTGAAGGCTGGGCGTGACATCAATGCGCGACAGGCCGTTGTGGATGCGGGCCAGGGCCTGCTGAGCGTGCATGCGGATCGTGACATCAACATCGAGGCGGGCGAGGCCAGGATTGCCGGCAGCTACTCCGCGCGATGGACCGAAAAGAAAGTCTTCGGTCGCACGACCAACAACCTTTTCAGCAGCTTCGATGCGATGACGAGCGTGGAAAGCAAGTTCTCTGGCGGACTGGTCTCTGTTGGCGCGAAGAACGATATCAACATCGTCGGATCCAGCATCAGCGGAAAGGACGGCGTTGCCGTGGTGGCGAAAGGCAATCTCACGATTGTCGAAGGACGAAACACCTCGAGCGCCAGTTTCCAGCTGAATCAACAGAAAAGAGGGATCAGCGCACTGGGTGCCTCCATGGGCCTTGTGATGCCTTCCGGAAGGGCAACTGCAACAGGCAGCAAGGTTACCTCCGACACCGCAGCGTCCAGCAGCATCGCGAGCAGCAACGGGGGCATCCTGCTGCAGGGAGACAACGGTGTTTTCCTGCAGGGGGTGCGGGTGGATGCGGCCAAGGACGTCGCAATCAAAGGCGGCAACGTGGTCATTCAAGCGGCCACCAACCTATATACGACGATTGGAACTACAGCCAACAAGAGCGCTTGGTACGACTTTGGCAGCGCAGCGATCCTCAAGGATGTTGGCAAGGGGATCAAAGCCCAGGAGACGACCTCCACTGAGGTGGACGTCTCGACATTGACCCGTACAACCCTCAATGGCGCGAACGTCAACATCACTGCTGCCGATACGCTGGCGATCGCGGGAACGACGATCAACACGCCGGGCAAGGTCAGCCTGAGTGCGGACACGTTGCTTCTGGGTACGCAGACGACTGAAGCGACCACGCGCACGACCAGTCAGGGCCGCGATTTGGTGTACCAAGTCAACCGGGACAACGGCAGCACCAACCAGACAACGAACTACAACCAGATCAATGCGGGGAGCCTGTCCGTCGCGGCGAACCATATACAGGTCGGCCTGGGGGCTCGAGACAGTATTGAAGAACTGTCCAAGCAGCCGGGCATGGGCTGGGTGGATCAGTTGGCCAATGACCCGAAGCTCAGCGGCAAAGTCGATTGGCAGAAGGTCGATGAAGTCCACAAGAACTGGAACTACGACAAGCAGGGGCTGACTCCAGAGGGCGCGGCGGTGGTGACCCTCGTCGTTGCGTACTTCACGGCAGGGGCGGCCTCGGGGGTCGGGGGGGCCGTTGCATCAGGCGTGGGCGCAACCGGAACCACGGCGACCGTGGTGAGCGGCGCGGTCACGGCGGGTTTGACCGCGTTGGCCAGTCAGACTGCGGTGGCCGTGGTCAATAACCAAGGCGATATCGGCAAGGCCCTGAATGACCTTGGCAGCAGCGCCAACGTGAAGAGCCTGTTGACGGCCATTATTACGGGGGGCGTACTCGGTGGGCTCGACCTCAATCCGACGGGGTCGCCGACGGCGGGTGCAGGCAGCCGAGAATTCTTTACTCAGCTTGGGCAGAACTTGAAGGCTGGCGCGGCCCGTGCGTTGATTGGCACCGCGATCAATGGGGGCAGTCTAGAGGACAGCCTCAAGAACGGCCTCAAGACCGCCATCCTTGATACGGTGGCCGCGCAGGGCGCCATCGAGATCGGGAAGGAATTCCCTGTCGGCGGCTTCAGCAACTACGTGGCGCATGCTATTGCTGGCTGTGCAGTCGGGGCGGCCCGCGCCAGCAACGGCTGTAGCAGTGGGGCACTCGGAGCGGTGGTGGGCGAAGCCAGCGCTATCGCGTACAACGATGGCCGCAATGTCCTGACTGAGGGGTTGCGGGCCGAAACGGTGGCCTTCGCCAGCATGTTCGGAGGCTTGGCTGCGGCCATCGCGGACGGGAATGCGAGCCAGATTGACATCGGCAGCCAGGCGGCCGGCAACGCCGCGGCGAACAATTTCGCTCAAGCCGTGGCTCGAGGAGCTACCGTCTGCTTGGAATTCGCGCTCTGTCGCAACACTACGCTCTTGGCCGGAGCGGCTTTGGCCATCGACGCCAAGGTGCAATCGATACGCGCTGAACACCCAGACTGGAGCGACCGTACGGTCAACGCCTCGGCGATCGCTGACGTAATGAGTCGGGGGATGGTTGAAGGTGTCAGGAGCACGTACGACAGGTTTTCTGGTACGCAAAGGCCCGCTACCTCCGATACGGGCAACACCAACCCGCCGCCGAACTATGGACCGTCCCACACGGGCAATACGACGACGCCGCCACGCGTAGACCCGACCACGGGCGGCAGTCAGATTGCTCAACCAAACCAGGACCGAAGTAGCTCGGGCGGTGGATACGGAGCAGGGGGAGTTCCTAGATACGAGGGCCTGCTGACGACACCACACAATAGGCCAACAGGGCCGAACCTAGTGATGAGTCAGTCAAATTCGGGACAGCCCGTTTTTGATAATCAACTTCCGGAAAGGCTTCGAAGCGAGATCGCAATAGCAAACGCTGCTGGCGTGAAACCAATATCGCCGAATGATCCATCTTTTGGTTCTACTGTTAATCAAGGAAGGATAAAATTTGTCATTACGGTGGATGGAAATATATCTTTGGCGCCGCATACAAAAAATGGAGTAGAAATATCACATGCTGTCTTGTCAGGTGGAAAGTCAGTTATTTCTGCGGGCGAAGCTGATATTTCGGAATTTTCGGGCTCTTACTTTGGATTGGAGGTGCGACCTCATTCCGGGCATTTTTTAAATGGAGCAACAAAAGATCAAACTGAAGCTTCGGATCGTGCGGCCCGTGCCGCTTTTGAGCGGATTGGAATTAAATTTCCCCCAAATTGA
- a CDS encoding hemagglutinin repeat-containing protein — MKKRGSGPRNFYSQSSSREVGSQIAGGGNVTLDAGNNIRIHGSCTTPRATWQ; from the coding sequence ATCAAAAAGCGAGGCAGCGGCCCGCGCAACTTCTACAGCCAGAGCAGCAGCCGGGAGGTCGGCAGCCAGATTGCCGGCGGCGGCAATGTGACCCTTGACGCCGGGAACAACATCCGCATCCACGGATCCTGCACAACGCCGAGGGCGACCTGGCAGTGA
- a CDS encoding CdiA family toxin C-terminal domain-containing protein, whose translation MPWSAGSKGEADQRKLADAMCALLKCAAGADPNSAGYAAKVSSQNRGTDYKDEQQLLLKTGVFSEYGWSDGAIDIASTLLHNAKDGMQGAASGAGYLGNALARDFQLAVAGANPPDTPPDLDNGGEPPAAGGSSVLVGMAPTVWCAVPPTCVPVLAPIASGGRLGHAPGNWTLSSESEAGGGGVADGPGNLPVGNGPRPADAPGIGFNGYAPPASATPHATGTVRLGNSSLDTHLTDEGRAAYSGTGKNIYGKHDLIAFETALRTNNGVLVSSTKIAGTDGIYQVQYRLPGQSVAIKTVFDPKIYPHKEMTKMAQSASQLAIDKYISSGATGPMAVSVDVGGLKWTVGIGAGPGGIPNVRTAYPTGGASWP comes from the coding sequence ATGCCTTGGTCGGCGGGCTCGAAGGGCGAGGCCGATCAGAGAAAGCTGGCCGATGCGATGTGCGCGCTTCTGAAGTGCGCGGCAGGCGCGGACCCGAACAGCGCCGGCTACGCTGCAAAGGTCTCTTCGCAAAACAGAGGGACTGACTACAAGGATGAGCAACAGTTGCTGCTCAAGACCGGGGTGTTCTCGGAGTACGGATGGTCCGATGGCGCCATTGACATCGCGAGCACGCTTTTGCACAACGCCAAGGACGGGATGCAAGGGGCGGCCAGTGGTGCTGGCTATCTTGGGAATGCGCTGGCTCGGGACTTTCAACTGGCGGTGGCGGGGGCGAACCCGCCGGATACTCCGCCTGACCTGGATAACGGTGGCGAGCCACCTGCGGCGGGAGGCAGTTCGGTCTTAGTCGGAATGGCGCCGACGGTTTGGTGCGCAGTCCCACCGACTTGCGTTCCTGTCTTGGCGCCAATTGCGTCGGGAGGGCGACTTGGGCATGCGCCTGGCAATTGGACGTTGTCCAGTGAATCTGAAGCGGGAGGTGGTGGCGTTGCAGATGGACCCGGCAACCTGCCGGTAGGAAACGGTCCGCGCCCTGCAGATGCCCCAGGCATCGGATTCAATGGCTACGCGCCACCAGCAAGTGCTACGCCGCATGCTACGGGCACCGTGCGTCTTGGTAATTCATCGTTGGACACGCACCTGACTGACGAAGGGCGTGCAGCGTATTCAGGAACGGGGAAGAATATTTATGGCAAGCATGATTTGATCGCTTTCGAGACGGCGTTGAGAACCAACAATGGAGTTCTTGTAAGTTCGACAAAAATTGCCGGAACGGATGGGATCTATCAAGTGCAATATCGTTTGCCTGGACAAAGTGTTGCAATCAAGACTGTTTTCGACCCCAAAATATATCCTCACAAAGAGATGACAAAAATGGCCCAATCGGCCAGTCAATTGGCCATTGATAAATACATATCCTCCGGTGCAACCGGACCGATGGCGGTCAGCGTTGATGTGGGCGGTCTAAAATGGACTGTGGGCATTGGCGCAGGTCCAGGCGGAATTCCCAATGTCAGAACAGCTTATCCAACAGGAGGTGCCTCGTGGCCATGA
- the mnmH gene encoding tRNA 2-selenouridine(34) synthase MnmH produces the protein MSHRQPVRVGDRHAFDTLIDARSPAEFALDHIPGAINCPVLDDEERRIVGTVYVQTGAFEARRIGGAMVAANIARHLRETLADRPENWKPLVYCWRGGMRSGSMVTWLRLVGWDAQQLAGGYKSFRRHVISQIDALTPKLDLRVICGATGSAKTRVLHALAARGAQVLDLEDFASHKGSLLGSLPGVPQPSQKHFETLIAAVLETVDLSRPLYVEGESIRIGRLSLPLSLVARMRAAPCIEVCATPEARLAYLLRDYAYLGDDRDALADKLGALKELQGKETVARWQHWAHEGDLPHLFAELMALHYDPHYEKSQELHFRAWGRRRSVGAVDLSDEGIGAVAAAVLRLG, from the coding sequence ATGAGTCATCGCCAGCCCGTGCGCGTCGGCGACCGCCACGCCTTCGACACGCTGATCGACGCCCGCTCACCGGCCGAGTTCGCGCTCGACCACATTCCCGGTGCCATCAACTGCCCGGTGCTGGACGACGAGGAGCGCCGCATCGTCGGCACCGTCTACGTGCAGACCGGCGCTTTCGAGGCGCGGCGCATCGGCGGTGCGATGGTCGCCGCCAACATCGCGCGGCACCTGCGCGAAACCCTGGCCGACCGGCCCGAGAACTGGAAGCCGCTGGTGTACTGCTGGCGCGGCGGCATGCGCAGCGGCTCCATGGTGACGTGGCTGCGCTTGGTCGGCTGGGACGCGCAGCAACTCGCGGGCGGCTACAAGAGCTTTCGCCGGCACGTCATTTCGCAGATCGACGCACTGACCCCGAAACTCGACCTGCGCGTGATCTGCGGCGCCACCGGCAGTGCGAAGACGCGCGTGCTGCATGCGCTTGCCGCGCGCGGCGCACAAGTGCTCGATCTGGAAGATTTCGCCAGCCACAAGGGCTCGCTGCTCGGTTCGCTGCCGGGCGTGCCGCAGCCTTCGCAGAAGCACTTCGAGACGCTGATCGCAGCGGTACTGGAAACCGTCGATCTGTCGCGCCCGCTGTATGTCGAGGGAGAGAGCATCCGCATCGGACGGCTGTCGCTGCCTTTGTCGCTGGTGGCCCGGATGCGCGCGGCGCCGTGCATCGAGGTGTGCGCTACGCCGGAAGCGCGGCTGGCGTATCTGCTGCGCGACTACGCCTACCTGGGCGACGACCGCGACGCACTGGCCGACAAGCTGGGAGCGCTGAAGGAATTGCAGGGCAAGGAGACAGTGGCGCGCTGGCAGCATTGGGCGCATGAAGGCGATCTGCCGCATCTGTTTGCGGAGCTGATGGCGCTGCACTATGACCCGCACTATGAGAAGTCGCAGGAGCTGCACTTTCGGGCGTGGGGGCGGCGCCGGAGCGTGGGGGCGGTCGATCTGTCGGATGAGGGGATTGGGGCTGTGGCTGCGGCGGTGTTGAGGTTGGGGTGA